One Leucobacter muris DNA segment encodes these proteins:
- a CDS encoding glycosyltransferase, whose amino-acid sequence MHPAAERLWKLVPKFGQDAIASTVDRLKGVTPPPPPLPDEGKPVRLFIGPVNYAGQGYQWGRAVETSGEVSSRNYVHDGNNVLHYPADYTVSWRTTEHSRAWQRAMIDTLAEHYTHVLIEACYPVLGGMFSGDMRRQIARMREAGLKVAFVGHGTDVRLPSRHAELDEWSYFRDSEWVDPRLVEPVVAENLRLIADTGAPVFVSTAGLLLDLPEAHFLGVIIDPERWANDAPLLERERIKVVHAPTNPIPKGTTYVAPVAQKLHDEGLIEYVELQGVPNHEMPAVFADADVVLDQFRSGDYGVAACEVMASGRIVLAHVSDQVRGEVERHAGMPLPIHETTVECVEATLRDIVARREHYREIARRGPEFVRRLHSGGFSRDVLMQNFLEA is encoded by the coding sequence ATGCATCCGGCAGCTGAGCGCCTCTGGAAGCTCGTTCCGAAGTTCGGGCAGGACGCGATCGCGTCGACCGTCGATCGGCTCAAGGGCGTCACGCCTCCCCCGCCTCCCCTGCCCGACGAGGGCAAACCGGTGCGGCTCTTCATCGGCCCCGTGAACTACGCGGGCCAGGGTTACCAGTGGGGCCGCGCGGTGGAGACGAGCGGCGAGGTCTCCTCGCGCAACTACGTGCACGACGGCAACAACGTGCTGCACTATCCCGCCGACTACACCGTCTCGTGGCGCACGACCGAGCACTCCCGAGCCTGGCAGCGGGCCATGATTGACACACTCGCCGAGCACTACACCCACGTGCTCATCGAAGCCTGCTATCCCGTTCTCGGCGGCATGTTCTCGGGCGACATGCGCCGTCAGATCGCGCGCATGCGGGAGGCCGGGCTGAAGGTCGCCTTCGTCGGCCACGGCACCGACGTGCGCCTCCCATCCCGACACGCCGAACTCGACGAGTGGTCGTACTTCCGCGACTCCGAGTGGGTCGACCCCCGGCTCGTCGAACCCGTCGTCGCCGAGAACCTGCGGCTCATCGCAGACACCGGCGCGCCGGTATTCGTCTCGACCGCTGGCCTGCTCCTCGACCTTCCCGAAGCCCACTTCCTCGGCGTCATCATCGACCCCGAGCGCTGGGCGAACGACGCGCCGCTGCTCGAGCGCGAGCGCATCAAGGTCGTGCACGCCCCGACCAACCCGATCCCCAAGGGCACCACGTACGTGGCCCCGGTCGCCCAGAAGCTCCACGACGAGGGGCTCATCGAGTACGTCGAGCTGCAGGGAGTGCCGAACCACGAGATGCCCGCGGTGTTCGCCGACGCCGACGTGGTGCTCGACCAGTTCCGATCGGGCGACTACGGCGTAGCCGCTTGCGAGGTGATGGCGTCGGGTCGCATCGTGCTCGCGCACGTGAGCGATCAGGTGCGCGGTGAGGTCGAACGCCACGCCGGGATGCCGCTGCCGATCCACGAGACGACCGTCGAGTGCGTCGAGGCGACGCTGCGCGACATCGTGGCTCGTCGTGAACACTACCGCGAGATCGCGCGAAGGGGCCCCGAGTTCGTCAGACGGCTGCACAGCGGCGGGTTCTCCCGCGACGTGCTCATGCAGAACTTCCTGGAGGCATAG
- a CDS encoding LpxD N-terminal domain-containing protein: MTALMAQDIASDFAAELVGANAVVSAPAPLLDAEARQLTFVGDTARFAEAFERASLAGAVVLAPLGTELPEGATGSLILVENPRAAFGQAVARHFAPKAAAGVADTARVHPTARVHESAHIGEYTVVREGAVIEAHSEVRDHVVIGRGVVIGEHSLVKSHAVIGEEGFGIEKDADGNNFHVPHIGSVRLGAHTEVGNFTTVCSGTIAPTVVGDYTKIDDHVHIAHNCRIGRNVIITACAEISGSVVIEDEVWIGPNASVIQGLTLGKDSLLGIGAVAVKSVPENEVRVGNPAKRLGDNKK; this comes from the coding sequence ATGACCGCACTCATGGCACAGGACATCGCTTCGGATTTCGCCGCGGAACTCGTCGGCGCGAACGCCGTCGTCTCGGCGCCCGCTCCCCTGCTCGACGCCGAGGCGCGGCAGCTCACCTTCGTGGGAGACACTGCGCGATTCGCCGAGGCGTTCGAGCGCGCATCGCTGGCGGGCGCGGTGGTCCTCGCCCCGCTCGGCACCGAACTTCCGGAGGGCGCCACCGGCTCCCTCATACTCGTGGAGAACCCCCGGGCGGCGTTCGGGCAGGCGGTCGCGCGGCACTTCGCCCCGAAGGCCGCGGCCGGAGTCGCCGATACCGCGCGAGTGCACCCCACGGCTCGCGTCCATGAGTCGGCGCACATCGGCGAATACACGGTGGTGCGCGAGGGCGCCGTGATCGAGGCGCACTCGGAGGTGCGTGATCACGTGGTGATCGGCCGGGGCGTGGTGATCGGCGAGCACTCGCTCGTCAAGAGCCACGCCGTCATCGGCGAGGAGGGCTTCGGCATCGAGAAGGACGCCGACGGCAACAACTTCCACGTGCCGCACATCGGGTCGGTGCGGCTCGGCGCGCACACCGAGGTCGGCAATTTCACCACGGTGTGCTCGGGTACCATCGCTCCGACCGTCGTCGGCGACTACACGAAGATCGACGACCACGTGCACATCGCCCACAACTGCCGTATCGGCAGGAACGTCATCATCACGGCCTGCGCCGAGATCTCGGGCAGCGTGGTGATCGAGGACGAGGTGTGGATCGGACCGAACGCGTCGGTGATCCAGGGGCTCACCCTCGGCAAGGACTCGCTGCTCGGCATCGGAGCCGTCGCCGTCAAGTCTGTGCCCGAGAACGAGGTGCGGGTGGGCAACCCCGCCAAGCGCCTCGGCGACAACAAGAAGTAG
- a CDS encoding GCN5 family acetyltransferase, with protein MESAAPKIFDYSLKSYSDALKDYVDTGYAVTSFQKYLADPQERHMVLRHDIDNTIEQALRVARVDAEAGVSSTFFLRVHARGYNLLSLPSLQIVQEMEQLGHEVQLHLEGGLCDWLGSDNLDWADRQRAVFEAAVGRPLGGFSSHEPARTGGLEFANGLLERWSDSVAYHAYEERFMTPSMKYLSDSSGRWREGHFGEWVGKEPLMQVLTHPFWWFEKVPAENY; from the coding sequence ATGGAATCCGCAGCACCCAAGATCTTCGACTACTCCCTGAAGTCGTACTCCGACGCTCTCAAGGACTACGTCGACACCGGATACGCGGTCACGTCGTTCCAAAAGTACCTCGCAGACCCGCAAGAGCGTCACATGGTGCTGCGACACGACATCGACAACACGATCGAGCAGGCGCTGCGCGTCGCGCGCGTCGATGCCGAGGCCGGCGTGAGCTCCACCTTCTTCCTGCGGGTGCACGCTCGCGGCTACAACCTGCTGAGCCTTCCGTCGCTGCAGATCGTGCAGGAGATGGAGCAGCTGGGGCACGAGGTGCAACTGCACCTCGAGGGCGGGCTCTGCGACTGGCTCGGCAGCGACAACCTCGACTGGGCCGATCGGCAGCGCGCCGTCTTCGAAGCGGCGGTCGGGCGCCCCCTCGGCGGCTTCAGCTCGCACGAGCCCGCTCGCACGGGCGGGCTCGAGTTCGCCAACGGCCTGCTCGAGCGCTGGAGCGACAGCGTCGCCTATCACGCGTACGAGGAGCGGTTCATGACGCCGAGCATGAAGTACCTGAGCGACTCGAGCGGGCGCTGGCGCGAGGGGCACTTCGGCGAGTGGGTCGGCAAGGAACCGCTCATGCAGGTGCTCACCCACCCGTTCTGGTGGTTCGAGAAGGTGCCCGCCGAGAACTACTGA
- a CDS encoding Gfo/Idh/MocA family protein, translating into MAQPNIVLFGAGTMGRNHARIVSSSARANLVGIVDPFEQNGRAATEQYGGEWFPAAEEALKKADAVVVAASTEYHYDIAKEVLDAGLPVLIEKPICPSLEQTEEILGMAEQRGVPVQCGFLERFNAGVLAARKLIDEPVYVRAERHSPHWARIKTGVAWDMLVHDADLISNLYGAASPESVSAELGYFHPDSLEGAEDVIDMTLRFPGGGIASASASRIGQRKVRRMLVQSLDSMVEVDLLLRSVTKYRHTNIESTDDKVGFKQMTEMEVPEVSGLEPLAAQFEHFIDLVEGRIDADAERRSILPAHRIIAAALDGR; encoded by the coding sequence ATGGCGCAGCCGAACATCGTTCTTTTCGGAGCGGGAACGATGGGGCGCAACCACGCGCGCATCGTCTCATCGTCTGCGCGGGCCAACCTCGTCGGCATCGTCGACCCCTTCGAGCAGAACGGTCGCGCGGCGACCGAGCAGTACGGCGGGGAGTGGTTCCCCGCTGCCGAAGAAGCGCTGAAGAAGGCCGACGCCGTGGTGGTGGCCGCCTCCACCGAGTACCACTACGACATCGCGAAAGAGGTCCTCGACGCCGGTCTCCCGGTGCTCATCGAGAAGCCGATCTGCCCCTCGCTCGAGCAGACCGAGGAGATCCTCGGCATGGCCGAGCAGCGCGGTGTGCCCGTGCAGTGCGGGTTCCTCGAGCGTTTCAACGCCGGCGTGCTCGCGGCGCGGAAGCTCATCGACGAGCCCGTCTACGTGCGAGCCGAGCGCCATTCGCCGCACTGGGCCCGCATCAAGACGGGCGTCGCCTGGGACATGCTGGTGCACGACGCCGACCTCATCTCGAACCTCTACGGCGCGGCGTCGCCCGAATCTGTGAGCGCCGAGCTCGGCTACTTCCATCCCGATTCGCTCGAGGGCGCCGAAGACGTCATCGACATGACGCTGCGCTTCCCCGGGGGAGGCATCGCTTCGGCATCGGCCAGCCGCATCGGGCAGCGGAAGGTGCGCCGCATGCTCGTGCAGTCGCTCGACTCGATGGTCGAGGTCGACCTCCTGCTGCGCAGCGTCACCAAGTACCGCCACACCAACATCGAGAGCACCGACGACAAGGTCGGTTTCAAGCAGATGACCGAGATGGAGGTGCCCGAGGTCTCGGGTCTCGAGCCGCTCGCCGCGCAGTTCGAGCACTTCATCGACCTCGTCGAGGGGCGCATCGACGCCGATGCGGAGCGACGCAGCATCCTCCCGGCTCACCGCATCATCGCTGCAGCGCTCGACGGGCGGTGA
- a CDS encoding glycosyltransferase: MSPLGRLAARRLGRPAPRGSVPTTSFAEKPTRLLIAPVNYSGQAFAWARALEAADTGISARNMAFDVPGGFDFEADLLVPVGTYHNDPDWQRRQFEAATRGTHVLIEAEEPPFGRLMGRSVEVQAQALIDHSVDVAYLAHGTDARLPSRHMREHPLSYYDDPAVYVPRAEQLAARNIALLERSGRPVFVSTPDLRSDLPDAFWCPVVVDPQRWAADAREERPAGAPLRVAHAPSVAAYKGTPLIMPMLEQLQAEGLIELDLIQGVPSAEMPARFAEADVVLDQFRTGSYGVAACEAMAAGCVVVGQVFERVRADILAATGLQLPVIEASVGTLEVVLRRLIAAPDLSRERARSVEFVSAVHDGRYSARVLQQHWVSRSARKEGFDASGS; this comes from the coding sequence ATGAGCCCGCTCGGGAGGCTTGCGGCGCGCCGCCTCGGCCGCCCGGCTCCTCGAGGCAGTGTGCCCACGACGTCGTTCGCCGAGAAACCGACGCGTCTGCTGATCGCGCCGGTCAACTACTCGGGCCAGGCGTTCGCCTGGGCGAGGGCGCTCGAGGCCGCCGACACCGGCATCTCGGCCCGAAACATGGCGTTCGACGTGCCCGGCGGGTTCGACTTCGAGGCCGACCTGCTCGTGCCGGTCGGCACCTACCACAACGACCCCGACTGGCAGCGGCGGCAGTTCGAGGCTGCGACGCGCGGCACCCACGTGCTCATCGAGGCCGAGGAACCGCCGTTCGGGCGGCTGATGGGCCGATCCGTCGAAGTCCAAGCGCAGGCGCTGATCGACCACAGCGTCGACGTGGCCTACCTGGCTCATGGCACGGACGCTCGGCTGCCGTCGCGACACATGCGCGAGCATCCCCTCTCCTACTACGACGATCCGGCGGTATACGTGCCTCGCGCCGAGCAGCTCGCGGCTCGCAACATCGCGCTCCTCGAACGCAGCGGTCGTCCGGTCTTCGTCTCGACGCCGGATCTGCGAAGCGATCTGCCCGACGCGTTCTGGTGCCCGGTCGTGGTCGATCCGCAGCGGTGGGCCGCCGACGCTCGGGAGGAGCGCCCCGCGGGAGCACCGCTGCGCGTCGCTCACGCACCATCGGTCGCAGCATACAAGGGCACTCCGCTCATCATGCCGATGCTCGAGCAGTTGCAGGCCGAGGGGCTGATCGAGCTCGATCTCATCCAGGGCGTGCCCTCGGCCGAGATGCCCGCGAGGTTCGCCGAGGCCGACGTGGTGCTCGACCAGTTCCGCACGGGCTCGTACGGGGTGGCCGCCTGCGAGGCGATGGCCGCGGGTTGCGTGGTGGTCGGCCAGGTCTTCGAGCGCGTGAGGGCCGACATTCTCGCGGCGACCGGCCTGCAATTGCCGGTGATCGAGGCGAGTGTGGGTACGCTTGAAGTCGTGTTGCGTCGTCTCATCGCGGCTCCCGATCTCTCACGCGAACGCGCTCGCAGCGTCGAGTTCGTAAGCGCGGTGCACGACGGGCGCTATTCGGCCCGTGTGCTGCAGCAGCACTGGGTCTCACGTTCGGCTCGGAAGGAGGGGTTCGATGCATCCGGCAGCTGA